In Herbinix luporum, a single window of DNA contains:
- a CDS encoding ABC transporter ATP-binding protein, whose translation MSELLRIDNISYSYHSLEGETPALVDVSFHVNDGEFVGIVGPSGCGKSTLLSLIAGLLTPSSGSIYINGKDIKSSGKNIGYMLQKDHLLEWRDTLRNVTLGMEIQNKLSDNSYVHINELLNTYGLITFKNSYPSELSGGMRQRAALIRTLLLEPDILLLDEPFSALDYQTRLEVADDIWGIIRKEKKTAILITHDISEAISMSDRVIILTKRPGSVKRIIDIKLSITDPTPFRARSAPEFTDYFNLIWKELNNLEQKE comes from the coding sequence ATGAGCGAACTACTCCGAATTGACAACATCAGCTATAGCTACCACAGCCTCGAGGGAGAAACACCTGCTTTAGTGGATGTTTCCTTCCATGTAAATGACGGAGAATTTGTAGGCATCGTAGGACCAAGCGGCTGTGGCAAATCCACCCTGCTCTCTCTAATCGCCGGCTTGCTTACTCCAAGCAGCGGTTCAATATATATAAACGGCAAAGACATTAAATCCTCTGGTAAAAACATCGGCTATATGCTTCAAAAAGATCATCTGCTGGAATGGCGTGATACCTTAAGAAATGTAACCTTGGGAATGGAAATTCAAAATAAATTAAGTGATAACAGCTATGTCCACATAAATGAACTTTTGAACACTTATGGTCTAATTACTTTTAAAAATTCATATCCTTCTGAATTATCTGGTGGAATGCGTCAAAGAGCGGCTCTAATTCGTACCCTTTTGTTGGAACCAGATATTTTGCTTTTAGATGAACCTTTTTCTGCCTTAGATTATCAAACCAGGCTTGAGGTGGCAGATGATATCTGGGGAATAATCCGTAAAGAGAAGAAAACAGCAATCTTAATAACCCATGATATATCAGAGGCTATCAGCATGTCTGACAGAGTTATTATATTGACAAAAAGACCCGGCAGTGTAAAGCGGATTATTGATATAAAACTATCTATAACGGATCCTACTCCATTTAGGGCTAGAAGCGC